A genomic window from Streptomyces sp. MST-110588 includes:
- a CDS encoding ABC transporter ATP-binding protein, with protein sequence MTGTDTAGPGWARRLTRYCWQYKKDVLLALGSSLAGMAVTALVPLVPKLIIDDVIVAHDRPLAPWATLLIVAALVVYALTYIRRYYGGRLALDVQHDLRVRMFRSISRLDGARQDELNTGQVVGRATSDLQLIQSLLFMLPMMVGNVLLFVISLVVMAVLSPLLTLIALAVAPALWFIARRSRTRLFPATWYAQGQAAAVAGVVDGAVSGVRVVKGFGQEEQERRKLREVSRRLFAGRLRTVRLNSRYTPALQAVPALGQVAMLALGGWMATRGQVTLGTFVAFSTYLAQLVGPVRMLAMMLTVGQQARAGVERVLELIDTEPVIEERADARELPASDPAAVEFDRVTFGYAPSPSQSQPASDGKEDAAPDQERTPPAPAHPVLQDFSLRIEPGETVAVVGTSGSGKSTVSLLLPRFYDVSAGRVLVGGHDVRDLTLHSLRAAIGLVPESSFLFSDSIRDNIAYGVPEATDEQVYAAARAAQADGFIRELPDGYDTKVGEQGLTLSGGQRQRIALARAILTDPRVLILDDATSAVDARVEHEIHEALRGVMAGRTTLLIAHRASTLALADRVAVLDGGRLVDIGTREELEERCELYRRLLTDPEELGGVRRDPAGALADKLPTPASVSSPASASAPATAPESTVNGITPSLWARPAGDKEPVPGGGRSAATAYDPAAAQGATPELLAQVAALPPATDTPDIDEERAARPERSYGLRRLLRGFGGPLLLALALVAVDAVAGLLVPVLIRQGIDDGVRRAALAGVWTAAAVALAVVLVQWVAQIGSNRVTGRTGERVLYSLRVKIFAQLQRLGLDYYERELTGKIMTRMTTDVDALSTFLQTGLVTAVVSVLTFFGILIALVAIDVELALVVFATLPPLVIGTYFFRKQSVKAYELARERISVVNGALQENVAGLRIVQAFRRERSGAERFAAGSAAYRNARVRGQFLISVYFPFVQLLSSVAAALVLIVGAGRVGAGTLTAGALVAYLLYIDLFFAPVQQLSQVFDGYQQAAVSLGRIQELLREPTSTPQAESPREVSSLKGEITFENVHFRYGGADGEEVEALAGIDLTIPAGQTVAFVGQTGAGKSTLVKLVARFYDPTFGTVRVDGVDLRELDLTGYRHRLGVVPQESYLFPGTVRDAIAYGRPEATDAQVEAAARAVGAHEMIAGLDGGYLHEVAERGRNLSAGQRQLLALARAELIGPDVLLLDEATAALDLATESVVNHATERLAGRRTTLVVAHRLTTAARADRVVVLDHGRVVEDGSHAELLARDGRYAELWRTFTGEEEPVAA encoded by the coding sequence GTGACGGGGACGGACACGGCGGGACCGGGCTGGGCGCGGCGGCTGACGCGCTACTGCTGGCAGTACAAGAAGGACGTGCTGCTCGCGCTCGGCTCCTCGCTCGCCGGCATGGCCGTCACCGCGCTGGTCCCGCTCGTACCGAAGCTGATCATCGACGATGTGATCGTCGCGCACGACCGGCCGCTCGCGCCCTGGGCGACGCTGCTGATCGTCGCCGCCCTCGTCGTCTACGCGCTCACCTACATCCGCCGCTACTACGGCGGGCGGCTCGCCCTGGACGTCCAGCACGACCTGCGCGTCCGCATGTTCCGGTCGATATCCCGGCTGGACGGCGCACGGCAGGACGAGCTGAACACCGGCCAGGTCGTCGGCCGTGCCACCAGTGACCTCCAGCTCATCCAGAGCCTCCTTTTCATGCTCCCGATGATGGTCGGGAACGTGCTGCTCTTCGTGATCTCGCTGGTCGTCATGGCGGTCCTCTCGCCGCTGCTGACCCTCATCGCGCTCGCCGTCGCCCCGGCCCTGTGGTTCATCGCCCGGCGCAGCCGCACCCGCCTCTTCCCCGCGACCTGGTACGCGCAGGGACAGGCCGCGGCGGTCGCGGGCGTGGTGGACGGCGCCGTCTCCGGCGTCCGGGTCGTCAAGGGCTTCGGGCAGGAGGAGCAGGAGCGGCGCAAGCTGCGCGAGGTGAGCCGGCGGCTGTTCGCCGGCCGGCTGCGTACCGTACGGCTCAACTCCCGCTACACTCCGGCGCTCCAGGCCGTCCCCGCGCTCGGCCAGGTGGCGATGCTCGCGCTCGGCGGCTGGATGGCCACCCGCGGCCAGGTCACGCTCGGCACCTTCGTCGCCTTCTCCACCTATCTCGCGCAGCTCGTCGGGCCGGTGCGGATGCTGGCGATGATGCTGACCGTGGGGCAGCAGGCCCGCGCCGGTGTGGAGCGGGTCCTTGAACTGATCGACACCGAGCCGGTGATCGAGGAGCGGGCGGACGCGCGGGAGCTTCCCGCCTCGGACCCCGCGGCCGTGGAGTTCGACCGTGTCACCTTCGGGTACGCGCCATCGCCATCGCAGTCGCAGCCGGCCTCGGACGGCAAGGAGGACGCGGCCCCGGACCAGGAGCGGACGCCCCCGGCCCCCGCCCACCCCGTACTCCAGGACTTCTCGCTGCGCATCGAGCCCGGCGAGACCGTCGCCGTCGTCGGCACCTCCGGCAGCGGCAAGTCCACCGTCTCGCTGCTGCTGCCGCGCTTCTACGACGTCTCGGCCGGCCGGGTCCTGGTCGGCGGCCACGACGTACGCGACCTGACGCTGCACTCCCTGCGCGCGGCCATCGGCCTCGTACCGGAATCCAGCTTCCTCTTCTCGGACTCCATACGGGACAACATCGCGTACGGGGTCCCGGAGGCGACCGACGAGCAGGTGTACGCCGCGGCGCGCGCCGCCCAGGCCGACGGCTTCATCCGCGAACTGCCCGACGGCTACGACACCAAGGTCGGCGAGCAGGGCCTGACCCTCTCCGGAGGCCAGCGCCAGCGCATCGCCCTGGCCCGCGCGATCCTCACCGACCCGCGCGTCCTGATCCTGGACGACGCCACCTCGGCCGTCGACGCCCGGGTCGAGCACGAGATCCACGAGGCGCTGCGCGGGGTGATGGCGGGCCGTACGACGCTGCTCATCGCCCACCGCGCCTCCACGCTCGCGCTCGCCGACCGGGTCGCCGTACTGGACGGCGGCCGGCTGGTCGACATCGGTACGCGCGAGGAGCTGGAGGAGCGCTGCGAGCTGTACCGCAGGCTGCTGACCGACCCCGAGGAGCTGGGCGGCGTCCGGCGGGACCCGGCCGGCGCCCTCGCGGACAAGCTGCCCACCCCGGCCTCCGTTTCCTCACCGGCTTCCGCCTCCGCCCCGGCCACCGCGCCCGAGAGCACTGTCAACGGCATCACCCCCAGCCTGTGGGCGCGCCCCGCCGGGGACAAGGAGCCCGTACCCGGTGGCGGCAGGAGCGCTGCGACGGCGTACGACCCGGCAGCGGCCCAGGGAGCCACCCCCGAACTCCTGGCCCAGGTGGCCGCGCTGCCGCCCGCGACCGACACCCCCGACATCGACGAGGAACGGGCCGCGCGCCCCGAGCGCTCATACGGACTGCGGCGGCTGCTGCGCGGCTTCGGCGGCCCGCTGCTGCTGGCCCTGGCCCTGGTCGCCGTGGACGCGGTCGCCGGACTCCTGGTGCCGGTCCTGATCCGGCAGGGCATCGACGACGGCGTACGGCGTGCCGCGCTGGCCGGCGTCTGGACGGCCGCGGCAGTGGCGCTGGCCGTGGTGCTCGTCCAGTGGGTGGCGCAGATCGGCTCCAACCGTGTCACGGGCCGGACCGGTGAGCGGGTGCTCTACTCCCTGCGCGTCAAGATCTTCGCGCAGCTCCAGCGGCTGGGACTGGACTACTACGAGCGCGAGCTGACCGGCAAGATCATGACCCGGATGACGACGGACGTGGACGCGCTGTCCACCTTCCTCCAGACCGGTCTGGTCACCGCCGTCGTCTCCGTCCTCACTTTCTTCGGCATTCTGATCGCGCTGGTCGCCATCGATGTGGAACTGGCCCTGGTCGTCTTCGCCACCCTCCCGCCGCTGGTCATCGGCACGTATTTCTTCCGCAAGCAGAGCGTGAAGGCGTACGAGCTGGCGCGCGAGCGCATCAGCGTCGTCAACGGCGCCCTCCAGGAGAACGTGGCCGGACTGCGCATTGTGCAGGCGTTCCGGCGCGAGCGCAGCGGGGCGGAGCGTTTCGCCGCCGGCAGTGCCGCCTACCGGAACGCCCGGGTCCGCGGCCAGTTCCTGATATCCGTCTACTTCCCCTTCGTCCAGTTGCTCTCCTCCGTCGCGGCGGCGCTCGTCCTGATCGTGGGCGCGGGGCGGGTCGGCGCCGGCACCCTGACCGCGGGCGCGCTGGTCGCCTACCTGCTGTACATCGACCTCTTCTTCGCCCCCGTACAGCAGCTCTCGCAGGTCTTCGACGGCTACCAGCAGGCCGCCGTCTCCCTGGGCCGTATCCAGGAGCTGCTGCGCGAGCCGACCAGCACCCCGCAGGCCGAAAGCCCCCGAGAGGTCAGCTCGCTGAAGGGCGAGATCACCTTCGAGAACGTCCACTTCCGCTACGGCGGCGCCGACGGCGAGGAGGTGGAGGCGCTGGCCGGCATCGACCTGACGATCCCCGCGGGCCAGACCGTCGCCTTCGTCGGCCAGACCGGCGCGGGCAAGTCCACCCTGGTCAAACTGGTCGCCCGGTTCTACGACCCGACCTTTGGCACCGTCCGCGTGGACGGCGTGGACCTGCGCGAACTGGACCTGACCGGCTACCGGCACCGCCTGGGCGTGGTGCCGCAGGAGTCCTACCTCTTCCCCGGTACGGTCCGCGACGCCATCGCCTACGGCCGGCCGGAGGCCACCGACGCGCAGGTCGAGGCCGCCGCGCGGGCCGTCGGCGCACACGAGATGATCGCCGGCCTGGACGGCGGCTACCTCCACGAGGTCGCCGAGCGCGGCCGGAACCTGTCGGCCGGCCAGCGGCAGTTGCTCGCCCTGGCCCGTGCCGAACTCATCGGCCCCGACGTGCTGTTGCTGGACGAGGCGACCGCCGCCCTGGACCTGGCCACCGAGTCCGTCGTCAACCACGCCACCGAGCGGCTGGCCGGCCGCCGTACGACGCTGGTGGTGGCCCATCGGCTGACCACGGCGGCGCGCGCGGACCGGGTGGTGGTGCTGGACCACGGCCGGGTCGTGGAGGACGGCAGTCACGCCGAACTCCTGGCCCGCGACGGGCGGTACGCGGAACTGTGGCGCACCTTCACTGGTGAGGAGGAGCCGGTCGCGGCCTGA
- a CDS encoding S28 family serine protease yields the protein MRKATRCLLSLAVLVGAVGTGTGSAGAATAAVPQKTVDIKDRILAIPGMKLIEEKPVPGYRFFVLNYTQPIDHRHPSKGTFQQRLTLLHKSTDRPTVFFTSGYNVSTDPRRSEPTQIIDGNQVSLEYRFFTPSRPTPADWKKLDIRQAANDQHRLFKALHRIYDRNWIATGGSKGGMTATYYRRFFPQDMDGTVAYVAPNDVNNDEDSAYDRFFKTVGTAQCRSDLRTVERQALLRRKEMVHRYQEWAKKEKATFKTVGNVDRAYEVLVTDLVFGFWQYQPAETACAKVPKANATNDELWNWIGEIGGFDSYTDQGLEKYVPYYYQAGTQLGEPSYKYPHLKDLLRYPGINNSRSFVPREIPMKFDRYAMRDIDRWVRHHAERMMFVNGQYDPWSSEHFRLGRGSEDSYVFTVPGGNHGSNIAKLKEADRLKATAELLDWAGVEVAPGRKIAPQAPYNKKLDGREESQRMPVLRP from the coding sequence ATGCGCAAGGCCACCAGATGCCTGCTGTCGCTCGCGGTGCTCGTCGGCGCCGTGGGTACGGGAACGGGCTCGGCGGGGGCGGCCACCGCCGCCGTACCGCAGAAGACCGTCGACATCAAGGACCGCATCCTGGCGATACCGGGGATGAAGCTCATAGAAGAGAAGCCGGTGCCGGGCTACCGCTTCTTCGTCCTGAACTACACCCAGCCCATCGACCACCGGCACCCGTCCAAGGGCACCTTCCAGCAGCGGCTGACGCTGCTGCACAAGTCGACGGACCGGCCGACGGTCTTCTTCACCTCCGGCTACAACGTCAGCACCGATCCGCGGCGCAGCGAGCCGACGCAGATCATCGACGGCAACCAGGTGTCCCTGGAGTATCGTTTCTTCACGCCGTCCCGGCCGACGCCCGCCGACTGGAAGAAGCTGGACATACGGCAGGCCGCCAACGACCAGCACCGCCTCTTCAAGGCGCTCCACCGCATATACGACCGGAACTGGATAGCCACCGGCGGCAGCAAGGGCGGCATGACGGCGACGTACTACCGCCGCTTCTTCCCCCAGGACATGGACGGCACGGTCGCCTACGTGGCGCCCAACGACGTGAACAACGACGAGGACTCGGCGTACGACCGGTTCTTCAAGACCGTCGGCACCGCGCAGTGCCGCTCCGACCTGCGCACCGTCGAGCGCCAGGCGCTGCTGCGCCGCAAGGAGATGGTCCACCGCTACCAGGAGTGGGCGAAGAAGGAGAAGGCGACCTTCAAGACCGTCGGCAACGTGGACCGGGCGTACGAGGTCCTGGTGACCGACCTGGTCTTCGGCTTCTGGCAGTACCAGCCGGCTGAGACGGCGTGCGCGAAGGTGCCCAAGGCGAACGCCACGAACGACGAGCTGTGGAACTGGATCGGTGAGATCGGCGGTTTCGACAGCTACACCGATCAGGGGCTGGAGAAGTACGTGCCGTACTACTACCAGGCCGGCACCCAGCTCGGTGAGCCGAGCTACAAGTACCCGCACCTGAAGGACCTGCTGCGGTACCCGGGGATCAACAACTCGCGCAGCTTCGTGCCGCGTGAGATACCCATGAAGTTCGACCGGTACGCGATGCGCGACATCGACCGGTGGGTGCGCCACCACGCCGAGCGCATGATGTTCGTCAACGGGCAGTACGACCCGTGGAGCTCGGAGCACTTCCGGCTGGGGCGGGGGTCGGAGGACTCCTACGTCTTCACCGTGCCGGGCGGCAACCACGGCTCGAACATCGCCAAGCTGAAGGAGGCCGACCGCCTCAAGGCGACCGCCGAACTCCTGGACTGGGCGGGCGTCGAGGTCGCGCCGGGCCGGAAGATCGCGCCGCAGGCTCCGTACAACAAGAAGCTGGACGGGCGGGAGGAGTCGCAGCGCATGCCGGTGCTGCGCCCGTAG
- a CDS encoding glycoside hydrolase family 3 protein, which yields MHSRRTVLTTAAVTAAAAATACAGGAGATPRPRGADVPSPASPAGAAAGRAASRERPEGLEGLEGLRRLIARMSLEEKVGQLFVMRVYGHSATAPDPADVESNRKEIGVANAAELVATYHVGGIIYFGWAHNTRDPYQIAELSNGIQEAAAEQRVPVPVLITTDQEHGIVARVGAPATLLPGAMALGAGGSREDARTAARISGEELYAMGIRQDYAPVADVNVNPANPVIGVRSFGADPQAVARMVTAQVKGYQGAGVAATAKHFPGHGDTDTDSHVGLPYIHHTAGQWERLDAPPFKAAVAAGIDTVMTAHIVVPAFDASEDPATLSRPILTGILRERLGYDGVVVTDSLGMEGVRVKYGDDRVPVLALKAGVDQLLNPPSLSVAYGAVLKAVRGGELSERAIDEKLLRVLRLKERRGLFEDPYTSREAVRRTVGTRGHLAAADRIADRTTTLLVNEDRLLPLSRRREHRILVAGADPASPSGTGGPPTQVLAKALTSLGFAATALSTGTAPDRERIDRAVAALAERDAAVVATYNVTADSSQRALVGALLATGKPVVQLAVRNPYDIAQLPGVRAALAAYSWTDVELRAAARVIAGQHGPRGRLPVPVMRADAPGTVLFPIGHGLSY from the coding sequence ATGCACTCCAGACGTACCGTCCTGACCACCGCCGCCGTCACGGCCGCCGCCGCTGCCACCGCCTGTGCCGGCGGCGCGGGCGCCACTCCCCGTCCCCGGGGCGCAGATGTCCCCTCCCCCGCGTCCCCCGCAGGCGCGGCTGCCGGGCGGGCCGCGTCCCGTGAGCGTCCGGAGGGCCTGGAGGGCCTGGAGGGCCTGCGGCGCCTCATCGCGCGGATGAGCCTGGAGGAGAAGGTCGGGCAGCTCTTCGTGATGCGGGTGTACGGGCACTCCGCCACCGCCCCCGACCCGGCGGACGTGGAGTCCAACCGCAAGGAGATCGGGGTCGCCAACGCCGCCGAGCTGGTCGCCACGTACCACGTCGGCGGCATCATCTACTTCGGCTGGGCCCACAACACCCGCGACCCGTACCAGATCGCCGAGCTGTCCAACGGCATCCAGGAGGCCGCCGCCGAGCAGCGCGTGCCCGTACCGGTACTGATCACCACCGACCAGGAACACGGCATAGTGGCCCGGGTCGGGGCGCCCGCCACGCTCCTGCCGGGGGCGATGGCGCTGGGCGCGGGCGGCTCCCGCGAGGACGCCCGCACGGCGGCGCGGATCTCGGGCGAGGAGCTGTACGCGATGGGCATCCGGCAGGACTACGCGCCGGTGGCCGACGTCAACGTCAACCCGGCCAACCCCGTCATCGGCGTACGGTCCTTCGGCGCCGATCCGCAGGCCGTGGCCCGCATGGTCACCGCCCAGGTCAAGGGCTACCAGGGCGCGGGCGTGGCGGCGACCGCCAAGCACTTCCCCGGGCACGGTGACACCGACACCGACAGCCATGTCGGCCTGCCCTACATCCACCACACCGCCGGGCAGTGGGAGCGACTGGACGCCCCGCCCTTCAAGGCGGCGGTCGCGGCCGGCATCGACACGGTCATGACCGCGCACATCGTCGTCCCGGCCTTCGACGCCTCCGAGGACCCCGCGACCCTCTCCCGGCCCATCCTCACCGGCATCCTGCGCGAGCGCCTGGGCTATGACGGGGTGGTGGTCACCGACTCGCTGGGCATGGAGGGCGTACGGGTGAAGTACGGCGACGACCGGGTGCCGGTACTCGCCCTCAAAGCCGGCGTCGACCAGCTCCTGAACCCGCCCAGCCTCTCCGTCGCCTACGGCGCCGTGCTCAAGGCGGTGCGCGGCGGCGAGCTGAGCGAGCGCGCGATCGACGAGAAGCTGCTGCGCGTCCTGCGGCTGAAGGAGCGGCGCGGGCTGTTCGAGGACCCGTACACCAGCCGGGAAGCGGTACGGCGCACGGTCGGCACCCGCGGGCACCTGGCCGCCGCCGACCGGATCGCGGACCGCACCACCACCCTCCTCGTCAACGAAGACCGGCTGCTGCCGCTCTCCCGGCGCCGGGAGCACCGGATCCTGGTGGCCGGCGCCGACCCGGCGTCCCCGTCCGGCACCGGTGGCCCGCCCACACAGGTCCTGGCCAAGGCCCTGACGTCGCTGGGCTTCGCGGCGACCGCGCTGTCCACCGGTACGGCACCGGACCGGGAGCGGATCGACCGGGCCGTGGCCGCCCTGGCCGAGCGGGACGCGGCGGTGGTCGCCACGTACAACGTCACGGCGGACTCCTCGCAGCGGGCGCTGGTCGGGGCACTGCTGGCCACCGGGAAGCCGGTGGTGCAGCTCGCGGTCCGCAACCCGTACGACATCGCGCAGTTGCCCGGGGTACGGGCGGCGCTGGCCGCGTACTCCTGGACGGATGTGGAACTGCGGGCCGCGGCCCGGGTGATCGCCGGGCAGCACGGTCCCCGGGGGAGGCTGCCGGTCCCGGTCATGCGCGCGGACGCGCCGGGCACGGTGCTCTTCCCGATCGGGCACGGGCTGTCCTACTGA